Part of the Caretta caretta isolate rCarCar2 chromosome 7, rCarCar1.hap1, whole genome shotgun sequence genome is shown below.
CTTCCCCACTGCCAGGGACTCTCAGGGCAATTACTTCATTGACCGAGATGGACCACTTTTCCGGTATGTTCTTAACTTTTTAAGGACTTCAGAGTTGACTTTGCCACTGGACTTCAAGGAATTTGACTTGCTTCGAAAAGAAGCAGATTTTTATCAAATTGAACCCCTAATCCAGTGTCTTAATGACCCCAAGCCTTTGTATCCTGTGGATACCTTTGAGGAAGTAGTGGAGCTGTCCAGCACACGGAAACTTTCCAAATACTCCAATCCAGTGGCAGTAATCATAACTCAGTTAACCATCACAACTAAGGTCCATTCATTACTGGAAGGCATTTCAAACCACTTTACCAAGTGGAATAAGCACATGATGGACACAAGAGACTGCCAAGTTTCCTTTACTTTTGGGCCATGTGATTACCACCAGGAAGTTTCCCTCAGAGTCCATCTGATGGAGTACATTACAAAACAAGGTTTCTCTATCAGAAATACAAGAGTTCACCATATGAGCGAGCGGGCCAATGAAAATACAGTGGAGCACAACTGGACTTTCTGTAGACTGGCTCGGAAAACGGATGACTGATGTATGACTCCACAGATGTCATTTCAGTGATTACACACAACTTCCTGGAACAGCATACCTGAGAGAATCTGGTTTTGACTAAAGCAACAGCATGGGCTTTTTTATGAGACTATTAATAACCATTAAGGACTGGAGAAGTTACATGCTTTAGCAAATCCGTTTTTTGTCTTGTCCAGAAAAAGATATGCATGTGCCTGTTCACACCGttaagacacttttttttttttttttttaaagagggggtCTTAAATATCAGTATGGTAGGACATTTTATGTCAGCTTTTTCGACCTAAAGTGCTAACTTCACCTATTTAAATGGTCTCTAATCCATTTAATGCTAAAACACTCAGAGTAAAGAACAAACAGGATTTAAGATGCAGATGGGGGAAAGGCTAGCATCATGTAAACTAACCTAGTTTCTAAATCAATAAACAGTATTGTAATATTTTAGGAAAACAAATCCTACCCTTCTAAAGTACTTGTTAAGTATGGCTTTTTACAGTTATGACAACTGTTTTTCTATGCATATAAATCAAGCAACCAAATATCTGTAGCCATGAAAATGTGATTAGAAATATTTATACTGGATTCTGAATGCAAAATATCCCTGTGGTAGAATTCATACTTTTAATGCCTGGTGCAATATTATTCCCAAGTGTAATGCCTGCCAGCAAGAAGctaataaaaatgtcaaatatcGAAATAAAGCTTGTATTTTTTGTCTTCTCCTCTCCTTTTTTATTCTAGGAAAAAGGGGAGAGTAAGGTATATCAATACAGGAAAGTGAAACTGGACAGGCTACTACTTTCCATATTCTGGTGCATAGGAATATTAGCTCACTCTTAACATTCAATTTAGTGGACCTTGTATCATCATATTTCCATAGGGATAATTTCCAAATTGAAAATTAAGAGGAGAAGTTATACATTTTGACTAATGGGAAGTTGGAAATGACTAATGCTAGTTAAAGGATGCTAATCCAGGGTACATCTAGAGTCTGAATAACTATAACCTGGTGGGAAACATTATCCAGTTTCAAAATATTCATCAAATCAATTGCCAGCACGTCTCAGAGCTCTCATCACCCTGCACAGGGCTGCTTTTGTTGAAGTGGATGGGACTCTGGCTCCGCATTCTTATCTCCCAATTCTCTAGACAGTGCTCCTGCCTCTTTTATGCATTCTGTAGAATTATGCATAAAAGATACTAACAAACAGGAATCAAAGTTAGAagacactgaaataaataaactTGGTTTCTGCTTTGAGTGACTAGGCCAGTGCAATTCTGCTTACTCCTCTTTCTAGGTTGTAATGTTTCTGTCTGCCTTGAATAATTCACGATCATCTCTAGATATATAAACTTCCTATTTACCTGGTCTAACTGATCTGGCCAGTATGGACCCCAGCATCCCGAGTATGGTCAGAGAGAGCCTGGGCTTTGCAGCCTGGGCTACCACTTTAGCAACTTTTTGGTtgggcttagggtatgtctacactgcaataaaacacaaacagctggtccatgtcagctgactcacagggctcgggctgcggggctacaaaattgcagtgtagatgtccatACTTGGGCTCTGCGATACTGCAAaaggagggagcccaggctgcagactgagcctgaacgtctacgcTGCAGTCTTATAGCCCCGCaaacccgagtcagctgacatggggaagttacaggtgttttattgcagtgtaaatataCCCTTAGAGTTCATGGACTTGGCAGTGGGTATGCACTTCTTATTCAGCTTGGCTCATTCACAATTCTCTGACCATGGAGACCTTTCTCAGTGCCATGTTTTTCTTTGGTCCTATCTTCACCTCCCTTTTTATTGGTGCTTAGgggatgggttttttttgttttgtttgttagcatgaagtgatttttattttattcagataGGAAAAGGCTGCTCTTAGGGTGAACTGAGGAAGCTCCAGCAAGCAGTTTCTGTTTCTTGCCAGGCAAACCCCAATATATGATCCCTGTAAAATAGTTTGTTTGCAACAGTACAAGAAAATCGTGAAATAAATAGTTCACAACATTTCTTCATTTATTTGCAATGTAATGCTTGGTTTAATCCCCGAATAGAAGATATCTGTTCTTTTTACTTGATAACCACAGACCCATTTAATAAGCAAACCCTAAATCACACACCCCGGTTGGAGGCTGAAGTTTACAGAAAGGATATCGGCAACTTTCATCATAATAGATCATTTTCACAAGTTGAAGCTGGCACTTACTGTGTGAGTTTTGATTGGTTATTTAAGTGCAGATAGTGCTCACTGCTCGATAAGATACAAGGAGGAATTCtgtcctgtcccaaagagtttacattttAACAGCACTTTTAATCTAAGCAGCTGGTTTCAGAACCTATGGCTGTGACTTTACATTACTTTTGTTAACTTAAGTTCCTTGATTCTGTGCAATGCATTTTATGGGCTCAACAAACTTATGTCCCAGGCAGCAagaaagtaattatttttaaccTGAATGTAATAAAACATTGAGAATCGGACTGCTAAATATGGCAGCTTATGCAGCTACTgtgaacatatttaaaaaaaataaaataaaataggtaAATTCCTAATGGAACTCTGTATAACCACAGACATAGCTGAAACCTGTTTGGCTTTCTTCCATTCTTAAGTGTAAATGACTAAGAATTCCAGTTGATCTTTGCAGACAATATAGTGAACTGTTCTGTGTTACTCTTTATGATTATTTATAAAACACTGGCAGGGTGCTAACTAGTGCACCATACATGGAACCAAAGAAGATGTTGTCTGTGTCCCAAGCAGCTGTTGATCTTTATAGTTTTGACGGAGCACTCTGAAAAAGTGGTTTCAGGTACCTTGCATAGGCCCGGCTCACCTGTGGAAGAGGGAGCATATAGGAAGGTATCAGCAGTGACTAAGGAGAAACAATGATTTCTCAATAACTCAGAATGATCTTTGaagtataattttttaaaaatatgctacaGTAGTGTGTAATGCCCCCCAACCCGGTACCTGGGATCCCCCAACATTGTTAATATGCAGTGCTGCTCATCAAAATGAGGATGCAAAGCATTTAATTTTGGAAAGCACATTTTTAACTTGAATATTCACCAAAGGCAAACTTCAAATTTTGCATTCATTTGTAAAATTTGCTAGTGGTACCTGGTTTGCTGGGAAAAGTACTAAGGTAAAATCTTGTTTAAGTAGGTGAgctgtgtttttaaattaaaaaagaaacccCAATGTAGCATGAACAGTGATGTTAACTCACCGTTAATGTGATGTTAGAAATGAAGGCAGTGTGCTAAGAATacagtgtgtgggtgggggaagagggaggttaccttgtttaaaacttataccctCTACTGCTTAAACATAAACATACTTATTGATAAGTAGTGATAAAAGTACCCGTGAATATGCAGCCTGTTAATACAGAGTGTGTAACTATCATATCTTTCCATGGTGTTAAATTGTACATATATAGattttgtgcatgttgtttgccTTTTCACAGTGGTAGTTCAGAGCTATAAATAATGTTCCAGCCAGAGGGCTGGACAGCTCTGGCTACTGTAATAGGAGATAGAGCCCCGGACCTCTAGATTGCCTGTTCAGATCTGGTCCTGGTCACTGGTGACTGAAAGACCATCTGATGGGTTTTAGGGTGGTCTTGTTGCAGCAGGGCTCATGACAAGACACCTTTTTAAATGGTACTAGTaggcctctgctgagactgccaaggAACGAAAGGGCCTGGCCAAACCCGGTCCCCACTTACAGGGCATTTCcttcagaaaagggcagtggCAGACTGGCACAGTAGTATGGAGAATCATGCAGTGGCGTTACTATGCTGTACCTATTATGTGCTTAAACTGGATTTCAGGCTCTAGCAGTGTCAGGCCAATGCTTTCTGCGAACGTTGAATTCACTGAACAACCAGTGCACATGCAGGTCTAAACTTATAAGGTTCCGATTACTGCACCAGAACCAAACCATGCTTCTTACTGGTTGTTCTGCGCATGGAACAAGGGCAGACGTGGCTCTGACGTCCTGCATGAGCAGCTCTTTATAGATGGACGTGTGGCTGTGCAATGCCCAACTGATGTCAGTACAGATCCATCCACATGGAGTCGATTGCTCGAGCAGAGCCTCAGTCATTAAACTCTCAGATTCTGAGCCGTGCATGTAATTGGCACAAGTCAATACTCCGTTCCAAGGAACACACTGTTGTTTTTAGCTTCTGGCCTCAAAATTCCAACCTGTCAGTCCACTTGCTTTCTCCTGGCTGTTTTCCATTTTTCAGCCTTGAATGTTATATGTCTAAATAATGTGTGCCTAAGCTAATGTGTAGGTGCCGGCAGTTTGTAGCCCACTGTCCTTACCTGTTGGTTGGTTGGGGATTTTTGAGCCCACTCGTAAAGCCGTTGGTAGATATGTCCGTCATAACAGCCAAGTGCAGAATTTAAACTTTCATCAGTGAAGTCGAAAGCATCCGCTAGTGGCACGGCATCATTCCTAGGGAAGCAAATGGACCGCACTCACTGCAGGGTTAACGAAATCCTTACCGCTTTGCAGGGGCCGAATGGGGGGAAACAATTTCATATTTGCTGTTGGGTATTTACTGTAGTGTGAAGAAACCTGGTGATTTAGGAACTAATGTTCCTGGTTTTTGGGAGAGATTATCGGCCAATATACCTTAATTTGTGAGAGGCAGATTGTCCATTATGCCGAGCCTTCTCTTCTCCCGTTGGGGTCAATGGCAGTTGAAGGTGCTTAGCACCTCCGTGGATTGGTCCCTGACTCAGGATTGAATCTTATGCGATGCACTTAAGCAGCAGGGcctgcagcttgtgccttaaggtGGCCTGATGGGCTtaagtggttcccagacttgtgcTGGCCCTCAGCACAGGGGTATTTTTCACTTCTAGATGGTATTTTACATGGCAATCGCATCTTGCCCCCACACAATTAAAAGCCGTGACACTGTCATTTTAATGAAATGCAAATCTTAATCATTGTATTAGGAATTCACTGCTTGATACTGCTGCCACTGGTAAAATAGTTATCTAAGAGATTTCATTTTACAAAGCTTTTAAACAGCATTactaattggaaaaaaaaatttgataagaggatttattttttaaaatgacaatgtTTATTTCCCTCACAAAATGATGAAGTTCTGGTTTTAGTGCCTTTGAAAAATAAAGGGAGGAAATTAAAGTGGAATTACAATAATATGCCTCCAAATTATATTTACTTGTTAGAAAAGCTGCTTAAAAAATAGGGTCTCAACAAGCGATGGATGTCGTCATCATATAAACAAAGAACTAAGCAATGGGTCAAATACCGTGTTGGTTTCAAAATGTCTGTAAATCTACACATGTTAAGACTTCCTCAGGGACACAGAGCTTTCAGTATATTGAGATAAACGTAATATATCGAATGGCTCATCCAGTATCCTAGTTCTGGCCCCAATTCAGAGAAGCATTTACGTATATGCTTGACTTTAAGCACCTAAGTAGTGACTAGTGATGAGGTGCTTAAATACTTCACTGGATCTTGGCCTCTGACAATAGCCAGTACCAGCTGCAGGAAATGCTGTACTAGGTAGTTCTGAAATAACCTGTGTGACGCTACATCCCCATAtttttcatagaaatattgttatgatgtGATTATTACATAACTAAGATGTATTTTaagcaagatgggtcatgtgagataccattggaaaggttatgatttactgaatatgatccTATTTGCAtgcttgtatcatttttgtatctgaagttaggaatattgtctgtGCAGCTATTACAAATGTGCGTACACCTGGGGAATGCgcactagacagaatgcaatcagtctagattgCTGGCAGGAAAggaccattaggaagaacaataggtcttagaagatggtagtctcccaccttcctgggaagTCTTCCTGAGGATGTTACAACCAGCCTTTGAGTTGTGGCTGCAgggtcacctggtactggaatccatcttggaataccagtgttttttcACTGACTGGCGTGGGAACTAAGTTTAGAAACTAAGTTTTGctatatgcaaaagctatttaaggcaggggagtgacctCAATGTGGTTCGTTCTTCACTGTCTTCCTACAAAAGTTGACTGCGAAAAAAAACAcctaagactgaactggggaagaaaggactgaacccaggctagaaggtctctggcctgtggaAGAAAcacctggagttttaagctgcaagcaagagcagctggccttcaagaacctctgcaatctgcctaaaacaacatttagggtgagaatttgctagttttaaccagtttctttagtatattaaccTTAGCTTGcgtgtttgtttcatttgctacataatctactttgatctgtttgctatcccttataatcacataaaatctaccttttgtagttaataaacttgttttgttttgtcttaacCCAGTCTGGGGAATTCATAactgggcggggggggtggggggagctgttgcatatctctctccacattgattgagggagtgaatttcatgagcttacgctgtacagttctctgtccAGCGCAAGATGGTGTATTTTGGGTTTGCgctccgggggtggggtggggggttcactTGAGTatctgggcagttccttagctgaagcCATCCCATGCAGGGGCTAGTCAGAAAGCCTGTTTGCATGTTACaacagctggatgtgtccctacctctatgtatgctggtgaaagagcgagactgggagtgggtctgcagcttgtcacagcagtacagttaGTTAAAGGGAGCCCAGTCTGGTGtgtcaggtgggctcagtggtacccgaCCTCCAGGGGCACCCTGAGGGAAACCTGTCACAACCCGCTTATATGGGAAGTTTCTTCCGAGCCCCTGTCAATGAGATTGTCTCATGTCCCAAAGCTGGAGTGTTTGTATCCCTTTCAAACTCTtggttgttttcattttaatccTAAATATTGACTCCATGCATGTTTTCATTATCCCATAGAAATGGGCACTCCTTTCTTGAGTCCTGTTAAATTCTTGATCTCAGCAGTATCTTTGACTATGAGTTCCACGGGCTAAGGTCTTCTGAAAATTCGGTTTAGGTTTGCTACCTTTTGAATCCTGGTTTAGAAATTCTAATAAAAATGTGTGTGCCTCAATTGCGATTTTCTAGTCCACCGTGTAGGGTGTACTCTTACTAGTGTGTGCAAAATCCCCGTTACCTCACTTGGTCAACAACTTAGTCTAAAGTCCCAATGAAACTGAATATCTAAATTGCTGTGCTGTATTATGGAAAGTAAATCCTATGGGAAAACAGCTTTTTAAACGTTGTAAGGGATTAATTTACTATGCTATCTGAGAAATGACTCAGTGGCtaattctgtttttgtttaaagGTCATGGCTGAAAAACTTTTCATCTTTTCTGATTATATCCAAACATGACTTTGAAACAAACTAAGAAATCTTGTAAAATGGCAGAAAGCATTCAGTGTGTGAAGGGTTATTTCATTTATAGGGTTAGCATGTACTACTGGATGTTTAAAAGCTACAAGACACTCTGCATGGTTGCTATTTAACTTCCTAGTTTAAATTGTTTTTCTCTAAATGGTGGAATAATTTAAAGCCACAGTCAGGGTAAAATTGTACATAAAAAATTCTTTCTTGTGTTGCTAATAACCTCTTAGATTTTAGAAATGGTTGCAATTGTAATAATCTAActtttcatagatttatagatattaaggtcagaagggaccattatgatcatctagtctgacctcctgcacaacgcaagccacagaatctcacccacccactcctgcaaaaaacctctcacctatgtctgagctactgaagtcctcaaatcgtggtttaaagacttcaaggagcagagaatcctccagcaagtgacccatgccccatgctacagaggaaggcgaaaaacctacagggcctctgccaatctgccctggaggaaaattccttcctgaccccaaatatggcgatcagctaaaccctgagcatatgggcaagattcaccagccagatacccagaaaagaattttctgtagtaactcagatcccaccccatctaacatcccatcacaggccattgggcctattttatcatgaatatttaaagatcaattaattaccaaaatcatgttatcccatcataccatctcctccataaacttatcgagtttaatcttaaagccagataggtcttttgcccccactgcttcccttggaaggctattccaaaagttcactcctctgatggttggaaaccttcatctaatatcaagtctaaacttcccaatgaccagtttatacccatttgttattgtgtccacattggtactgagcttaaataattcctctccctcgccggtatttatccctctgatatatttatagagagcaatcatatctcccctcaaccttcttttagttaggctaaacaagccaagctccttgagtctcctttcataagacaagttttccattcctcggatcatcctagcagcccttctctgtacctgttccagtttgaattcatccttcttaaacatgggagactagaactgcacacagtattccaggtgaggtctcaccagtgccttgtatagcGGTACTAAACCCtctttatctctactggaaatacctcgcctgatgcatcccaaggccgcattagcttttttcacggccatatcacattggcggctcatagtcatcctatgatcaaccaatactccaaggtccttcttctccgttacttctaattgatgtgtccccagcttataactaaaattcttgttattaatccgtaaatgtatgaccttgcacttttcacaatttaatttcatcctattactattactccagtttacaacgtcatccaaatcttcctatGTGATATCCCGGTCATGAAGTCAATGAATTACATTTTGCACTGTCACCTGTAGttggtttaatttttattttattttgtgcttcTCATGCAGTAGCCCAATGCCACGTTgactgttgtgtgtgtgagaaaagtCTTATGTGCATGCAActctttttaaactgaaatgcTGAGTTTAAAGTACCTGAGACATTTCCTTTAATTGGTAGTAACgttttaattataaaaaataagATATTTAAAAGCGGGCAATTTATGAAATcctgagaacttttttttttccttcagaccTCTAAGGGTTTAAATCTGTGTAACTGTAAAAATAAAGCTTGCATATAGACCTTGTGTACAAATGTAAACCTGACATCCCATCAGGCTTGGTGATGGTGACACACTTAACCATCCTTAACAATTATTTAACATAATTTCCCCCCTCTTGTGGGACATGGGGGGAAGCTGCTGTTTAACTTTCTTATGTTATCATAGCTTACCGAATGACAGCGAGTAGGTCCAGGTAGGATGCAGTCACCATGTCCATTTGATCCCCAGATATGTACCCAGCATGCAGGAAGTCTCCCGTGTTTGAGAAGATACCATGTAATGCAAAAAGGTCACAAAGGTGTTTCACAATCTTCTGGATTTCAGCCTCGTTTTTAAGTTTCTCCACTGTGTCTATGAAGTTTTTCACAATGATGTAGTGGCAGTGAGCCTAGAAAAGAGTTACATTCAACTATGAATGCATCCTCATAAATGTCTCCAGTGATGAGGGCTATGCTGAGTGACCTAAACAGTCTGGCAAAGGGTATAAAACCTTTCACTTTCACTGGCCATTTTCTGCCAGTTTTTATTCTGGTTAGGCCATTCACATTCATGTTTGACTTCTACAGCATGGAAGAGAAGGGGGGACAGTAATAATCACCACTGGGATACTGATAagcagggggtctcaaacttcattgcaccgtgacccccttctgactatgaaaattactacatgaccccaggatgggggaccgaagcctgagcccatctGAGCCTCACTGTCCCAGGCGGGGGGTCCAAAGCCAAAGTCCAAAGATTTCAGTCCCCGGTggggggcctgtaatctgagccccactgcccagggctaaagcctttgggctttggccccagccctgagtggtgggctcgggcttcggcctcagcaagtctaatgccagccctggcaaccccattaaaacggggtcacaACCCaccgtttgagaaccactgtgataAAGATTAGAAAAATCCTTCTGAACTTGGTTTACTCTTATTCAAAATATTGTCAG
Proteins encoded:
- the KCTD6 gene encoding BTB/POZ domain-containing protein KCTD6 — encoded protein: MDNGDWGYMMTDPVTINVGGHLYTTSLTTLTRYPDSMLGAMFGGDFPTARDSQGNYFIDRDGPLFRYVLNFLRTSELTLPLDFKEFDLLRKEADFYQIEPLIQCLNDPKPLYPVDTFEEVVELSSTRKLSKYSNPVAVIITQLTITTKVHSLLEGISNHFTKWNKHMMDTRDCQVSFTFGPCDYHQEVSLRVHLMEYITKQGFSIRNTRVHHMSERANENTVEHNWTFCRLARKTDD